From a region of the Streptomyces venezuelae genome:
- a CDS encoding PadR family transcriptional regulator yields the protein MSIGHTLLGLLEAGPRHGYDLKRTFDEKFGHDRPLAYGQVYSTMSRLLKNGLVEVDGIESGGGPDRKRYAITDAGITDVEAWLSQPEKPEPYLHSTLYTKVVLALLTGRRADELLDTQRAEHLRLMRILTQRKRKGDIADQLVCDHALFHLEADLRWLELTAARLDQLAREVRR from the coding sequence ATGTCCATCGGTCACACGCTCCTGGGCCTCCTAGAGGCCGGCCCGCGCCACGGCTACGACCTCAAGCGCACGTTCGACGAGAAGTTCGGCCACGACCGCCCCCTCGCCTACGGGCAGGTCTACTCGACCATGTCCCGCCTCCTGAAGAACGGCCTCGTCGAGGTCGACGGGATAGAGAGCGGCGGCGGCCCCGACCGCAAGCGGTACGCCATCACCGACGCCGGCATCACCGACGTCGAGGCCTGGCTCTCACAGCCCGAGAAGCCCGAGCCCTACCTCCACTCGACCCTCTACACGAAGGTCGTCCTCGCCCTGCTCACGGGCCGCCGCGCCGACGAGCTGCTGGACACCCAGCGCGCCGAGCACCTGCGCCTCATGCGCATCCTCACCCAGCGCAAGCGCAAGGGGGACATCGCCGACCAGCTCGTGTGCGACCACGCCCTCTTCCACTTGGAGGCGGACCTGCGGTGGCTGGAGCTCACCGCGGCCCGCCTCGACCAGCTCGCACGGGAGGTCCGGCGATGA
- a CDS encoding hydrogen peroxide-inducible genes activator has translation MAVSSRGARQPTLAQLRAFAAVAEHLHFRDAAAAIGMSQPALSGAVSALEEALGVQLLERTTRKVLLSPAGERIAARAQVVLDAMGGLLEEAEAVRAPFTGVLRLGVIPTVAPYLLPTVLGLFHRRYPRMDLQVHEEQTASLLEGLGGGRLDLLLLAVPLGVPGVSELPVFDEDFVLLAPREHALAGRRDIPLEELRGLQLLLLDEGHCLRDQALDICREAGRTTGADVTTTAAGLSTLVQLVAGGLGVTLLPRTALRLETARNEYLSTGYFAEPAPSRRIALAMRTGTARQVEFEAIAAALREAVRPLPVWPTD, from the coding sequence GTGGCTGTCAGTAGTAGGGGAGCGAGGCAACCGACGCTCGCGCAGCTGCGCGCCTTCGCGGCGGTCGCCGAGCACCTGCACTTCCGGGACGCCGCCGCTGCCATCGGCATGAGCCAGCCCGCGCTCTCCGGCGCCGTCTCCGCCCTGGAGGAGGCCCTCGGGGTGCAGTTGCTGGAGCGCACCACCCGCAAGGTGCTGCTCTCCCCGGCGGGCGAGCGGATCGCGGCGCGGGCGCAGGTCGTCCTCGACGCCATGGGCGGGCTGCTGGAGGAGGCCGAGGCGGTGCGGGCGCCCTTCACCGGGGTGCTGCGGCTCGGGGTGATCCCCACGGTGGCGCCGTACCTGCTGCCGACCGTGCTCGGGCTGTTCCACCGGCGCTACCCGCGGATGGACCTCCAGGTGCACGAGGAGCAGACCGCCTCGCTGCTGGAGGGCCTCGGCGGCGGGCGCCTGGACCTGCTCCTGCTCGCGGTGCCGCTCGGGGTTCCCGGAGTGAGTGAACTGCCCGTCTTCGACGAGGACTTCGTCTTGCTGGCACCCCGGGAGCATGCGCTGGCAGGCCGCCGGGACATCCCGCTGGAGGAACTGCGCGGCCTGCAGCTGCTGCTGCTCGACGAGGGGCACTGTCTGCGGGACCAAGCCCTCGACATCTGCCGGGAAGCGGGCCGGACGACCGGTGCGGACGTCACGACGACCGCCGCCGGACTGTCCACGCTCGTACAACTGGTCGCCGGGGGACTGGGCGTGACGCTGTTGCCGCGCACCGCGCTGCGGCTGGAGACCGCCCGCAACGAGTACCTGTCCACCGGGTACTTCGCCGAACCCGCGCCCTCCCGGCGGATCGCCCTGGCCATGCGGACCGGGACCGCCCGGCAGGTGGAGTTCGAGGCGATCGCCGCCGCCCTGCGCGAAGCCGTGCGCCCGCTTCCGGTCTGGCCCACCGACTGA
- a CDS encoding ABC transporter ATP-binding protein — translation MMTPAGSLLAATDLRKAYGTTNALDGAEFSIHAGEVVAVMGPSGSGKSTLLHCLAGIVPPDSGSITYAGRELTALNDAERSRLRRTEFGFVFQFGQLVPELTCVENVALPLRLTGVKRKEAERTALRWMEQLQVEDLGAKRPGEISGGQGQRVAVARALVTGPRVIFADEPTGALDSLNGELVMQLLTEAARSANAAVVLVTHETRVAAYSDREIVVRDGKSRDMERIV, via the coding sequence ATGATGACCCCGGCCGGCTCGCTGCTCGCGGCCACGGACCTGCGCAAGGCGTACGGCACCACCAACGCCCTCGACGGCGCCGAGTTCTCCATCCACGCCGGCGAGGTCGTCGCCGTCATGGGCCCCTCCGGATCGGGCAAGTCGACCCTGCTGCACTGCCTCGCGGGCATCGTCCCGCCGGACTCCGGCTCCATCACCTACGCCGGCCGCGAGCTCACCGCCCTGAACGACGCCGAGCGCAGCAGGCTGCGCCGGACCGAGTTCGGCTTCGTCTTCCAGTTCGGCCAGCTCGTACCGGAGCTGACCTGCGTGGAGAACGTCGCCCTCCCGTTGCGCCTGACCGGTGTCAAGCGCAAGGAGGCCGAACGCACCGCCCTGCGCTGGATGGAACAGCTCCAGGTGGAGGACCTCGGCGCCAAGCGGCCCGGCGAGATATCCGGCGGCCAGGGGCAGCGCGTGGCCGTGGCCCGCGCCCTCGTCACCGGCCCCCGGGTGATCTTCGCCGACGAGCCCACCGGAGCCCTGGACTCCCTCAACGGCGAACTCGTCATGCAGCTGCTCACGGAAGCCGCCCGGTCCGCGAACGCCGCCGTCGTCCTCGTGACGCACGAGACGCGCGTGGCCGCCTACTCCGACCGCGAGATCGTCGTGCGCGACGGCAAGTCCCGCGACATGGAGCGGATCGTATGA
- a CDS encoding transglycosylase SLT domain-containing protein, with protein MSRISVRGFAVASATAVTTVGAVVGVATGDPTNDLETTASGATLLAEIPVGDQAEVQTASLTQQADAIAHAADADNKRSVEEAARVQAAEDAKAKKAEAEKEKAEAEAKQKKEREEKEQVASRSAARDAGDFAPQSSYTVAQVKAIAQQMVPAGQFQCFSNIINQESTWNYKAVNSSSGAYGLVQALPGSKMASAGADWRTNPATQIKWGLNYMEDRYGSPCSAWSFHQANGWY; from the coding sequence GTGAGCCGGATCTCGGTCCGGGGGTTCGCAGTGGCTTCGGCCACCGCGGTCACCACCGTCGGCGCAGTCGTAGGCGTTGCCACCGGCGACCCCACGAACGATCTCGAGACGACCGCGTCCGGCGCGACTCTCCTCGCCGAAATCCCGGTCGGCGACCAGGCAGAGGTCCAGACCGCGTCCCTGACGCAGCAGGCCGACGCCATCGCCCACGCCGCGGACGCCGACAACAAGCGTTCCGTCGAGGAGGCCGCGCGCGTCCAGGCCGCCGAGGACGCCAAGGCCAAGAAGGCGGAGGCCGAGAAGGAGAAGGCCGAGGCCGAGGCCAAGCAGAAGAAGGAACGCGAGGAGAAGGAGCAGGTCGCCAGCCGCTCCGCCGCCCGCGACGCCGGGGACTTCGCCCCGCAGAGCTCCTACACGGTCGCGCAGGTCAAGGCCATCGCCCAGCAGATGGTCCCGGCCGGCCAGTTCCAGTGCTTCTCGAACATCATCAACCAGGAATCCACCTGGAACTACAAGGCCGTCAACTCGTCCTCGGGCGCCTACGGTCTGGTCCAGGCCCTCCCGGGCTCGAAGATGGCCTCGGCCGGCGCCGACTGGCGCACCAACCCCGCCACGCAGATCAAGTGGGGCCTGAACTACATGGAAGACCGCTACGGCAGCCCCTGCAGCGCGTGGAGCTTCCACCAGGCCAACGGCTGGTACTAG
- a CDS encoding ABC transporter permease: protein MSRLRVWTRDLGMGARFAFGGGREGWIRTLLTGVGVGLGVALLLISTAIPGALAARYERGDARSTMSSDRADAPGPDTLLIARLGQTYRDKDIEGHVVRAEGPDAPLPPGLDRIPGPGEMALSPALDALLKSSDGALLRERLDARVSGIVGDPGLVGPGELLFYLGSDTLRKNGPEDYRVERVTSFGYDADREGLDPVLMLMVVLTFVALLMPVAVFIATAVRFGGDRRDRRLAALRLVGADSRTVRRIAAGEALAGSLVGLVLGAGFFAVGRSLVGSVSLRQRSVFPADLDPAPWLAVLVALAVPAAAVAVTLFALRGVVIEPLGVVRTAKPTRRRVWWRLLLPLIGLGLLVPLGGRGNDHGRFNQWQVSGGVVLLLVGITVLLPWLLERFVAKVSGGPVSWQLAVRRLQVNSGAAARLVNGIAVAVAGAIALQMLFAGVEGDYTRSTGQDPARAAVAVMVTSEAQTRMDDIAQRIAAVPDVTRTVPLTSTQASRQVPATEETVELTIGTCDALGEVATLDSCEDGDAFVLTGSAEPLPQGSPGIYGATAKPGDELFVGDVRGYETEGADRPAPVKWQVPAAARTVPSRPDPTGQLRGGLLVTPSAAPKEIGDFPNARIYVQVDESRPDALDRARNAVFKADPFVTAMTLRDTRQAAGYSSIRTGLFFGATAVLVLIGGSLLVSQLEQLRERRRLLSSLVAFGTRRSTLSLSVLWQTAVPIVLGLVLAAGVGVGLGAVLMGMAAQPIRVDWASVLGMTAAGAGVVVVVTLLSLPPLLRLMRPDGLRTE, encoded by the coding sequence ATGAGCCGGCTCCGCGTCTGGACCCGCGACCTCGGCATGGGCGCCCGCTTCGCCTTCGGCGGCGGCCGCGAAGGGTGGATCCGCACCCTGCTCACCGGCGTCGGCGTCGGTCTCGGCGTCGCACTGCTGCTGATCAGCACCGCCATCCCCGGCGCCCTCGCCGCGCGGTACGAGCGCGGCGACGCGCGGTCCACGATGAGCTCCGACCGGGCCGACGCGCCCGGCCCCGACACGCTGCTGATCGCCCGCCTCGGCCAGACGTACCGCGACAAGGACATCGAGGGGCACGTGGTCCGGGCCGAGGGCCCGGACGCCCCGCTGCCGCCCGGTCTGGACCGGATCCCCGGTCCGGGCGAGATGGCGCTCTCCCCGGCGCTCGACGCGTTGCTGAAGTCCTCCGACGGCGCCCTGCTGCGCGAGCGGCTCGACGCCCGGGTCAGTGGGATCGTCGGCGACCCGGGGCTGGTCGGCCCCGGCGAACTGCTCTTCTACCTGGGCAGCGACACCCTGCGGAAGAACGGCCCCGAGGACTACCGCGTCGAGCGCGTCACCAGCTTCGGCTACGACGCGGACCGCGAGGGCCTGGACCCCGTGCTCATGCTGATGGTCGTCCTGACGTTCGTCGCCCTGCTGATGCCCGTCGCCGTGTTCATCGCCACCGCGGTCCGCTTCGGCGGGGACCGGCGCGACCGGCGGCTCGCCGCGCTGCGGCTGGTCGGCGCCGACAGCCGGACGGTCCGCCGGATCGCGGCCGGCGAGGCGCTGGCCGGCTCCCTGGTCGGACTGGTGCTGGGGGCCGGCTTCTTCGCCGTCGGGCGCTCGCTGGTCGGCAGCGTCAGCCTCCGGCAGCGCAGCGTCTTCCCCGCCGACCTCGACCCGGCGCCCTGGCTGGCCGTCCTGGTCGCCCTCGCGGTGCCCGCGGCGGCGGTGGCCGTCACCCTGTTCGCGCTGCGCGGTGTGGTCATCGAACCGCTGGGAGTCGTCCGCACCGCCAAGCCCACGCGGCGCCGCGTCTGGTGGCGGCTGCTGCTCCCGCTGATCGGGCTCGGCCTGCTCGTGCCCCTGGGCGGCCGGGGCAACGACCACGGACGGTTCAACCAGTGGCAGGTCAGCGGAGGGGTGGTGCTCCTGCTGGTCGGGATCACCGTGCTGCTGCCCTGGCTGCTGGAACGATTCGTCGCGAAGGTGTCCGGCGGTCCGGTCTCCTGGCAGCTGGCCGTACGCCGTCTCCAGGTCAACAGCGGCGCCGCCGCCCGCCTGGTCAACGGCATCGCCGTGGCCGTCGCGGGTGCCATCGCCCTCCAGATGCTCTTCGCGGGCGTCGAGGGCGACTACACCCGGTCGACCGGCCAGGATCCCGCCAGGGCGGCCGTCGCGGTCATGGTGACCAGCGAGGCGCAGACGCGCATGGACGACATTGCGCAGCGGATCGCCGCCGTGCCGGACGTCACCCGCACCGTTCCGCTCACCTCCACGCAGGCCTCCCGCCAGGTGCCCGCGACGGAGGAGACGGTCGAGCTGACCATCGGCACCTGCGACGCGCTCGGCGAGGTCGCGACGCTCGACTCCTGCGAGGACGGCGACGCCTTCGTGCTGACCGGCTCCGCCGAACCGCTCCCGCAGGGCTCGCCGGGCATCTACGGGGCCACGGCGAAGCCCGGTGACGAGCTGTTCGTCGGCGACGTCAGGGGGTACGAGACCGAGGGCGCCGACCGGCCCGCTCCGGTGAAGTGGCAGGTCCCGGCGGCCGCCCGCACGGTCCCCAGCCGTCCGGACCCCACCGGGCAGCTGCGCGGCGGCCTGCTGGTCACCCCGTCGGCGGCGCCGAAGGAGATCGGCGACTTCCCGAACGCGCGGATCTACGTCCAGGTCGACGAGTCCCGTCCGGACGCCCTGGACCGGGCGCGCAACGCCGTCTTCAAGGCGGACCCGTTCGTCACGGCGATGACGCTGCGGGACACCAGGCAGGCCGCCGGCTACTCCTCGATCCGCACGGGGCTGTTCTTCGGCGCCACCGCCGTACTGGTCCTGATCGGCGGGAGCCTGCTCGTCTCCCAGCTGGAGCAGCTGCGCGAGCGCCGGCGGCTGCTCTCCTCGCTGGTCGCCTTCGGTACCAGGCGTTCGACGCTGAGCCTGTCGGTGCTGTGGCAGACGGCCGTGCCGATCGTGCTCGGCCTGGTGCTGGCGGCCGGGGTCGGCGTGGGGCTGGGCGCGGTCCTGATGGGCATGGCCGCCCAGCCGATCCGGGTCGACTGGGCGTCGGTGCTCGGGATGACGGCGGCCGGCGCAGGCGTGGTGGTCGTGGTGACCCTGCTCAGCCTGCCTCCGCTGCTGCGGCTGATGCGCCCGGACGGCCTGCGCACGGAGTGA
- a CDS encoding peroxiredoxin, whose protein sequence is MLTVGDKFPAFDLTACVSLEAGSEFAQIDHKTYEGKWKVVFAWPLDFTFVCPTEIAAFGKLNEEFADRDAQVLGFSLDSEYVHHAWRKDHADLRDLPFPMMSDIKRELSAELGILGEDGLPMRAVFIVDPNNEIQFSMVTAGSVGRNPKEVLRVLDALQTDELCPCNWNKGEATIDAGALLAGE, encoded by the coding sequence GTGCTCACTGTTGGTGACAAGTTCCCCGCCTTCGACCTGACCGCCTGCGTCTCGCTCGAAGCCGGTTCCGAGTTCGCGCAGATCGACCACAAGACCTACGAGGGCAAGTGGAAGGTCGTCTTCGCGTGGCCGCTGGACTTCACCTTCGTGTGCCCGACCGAGATCGCCGCCTTCGGCAAGCTGAACGAGGAGTTCGCCGACCGCGACGCGCAGGTCCTCGGCTTCTCGCTCGACTCCGAGTACGTGCACCACGCCTGGCGCAAGGACCACGCCGACCTGCGTGACCTGCCCTTCCCGATGATGTCCGACATCAAGCGCGAGCTGTCGGCCGAGCTGGGCATCCTGGGCGAGGACGGCCTCCCGATGCGCGCCGTCTTCATCGTGGACCCGAACAACGAGATCCAGTTCTCGATGGTGACCGCCGGTTCCGTGGGCCGTAACCCCAAGGAGGTCCTGCGGGTCCTCGACGCCCTGCAGACCGACGAGCTGTGCCCGTGCAACTGGAACAAGGGCGAGGCCACCATCGACGCCGGCGCCCTGCTGGCCGGTGAGTGA
- a CDS encoding isoprenyl transferase, producing MKLRDLVYRLYARRVEGRLDHDAAPKHIGVILDGNRRWAKASGGTTEQGHQAGADKISEMLGWCTETDVEVVTLWMLSTDNLDRPEVELRPLLNIIENTVRGLAADGRWRVHHVGNLDILPTRTQTVLKEAEQATHDVDGILVNVAVGYGGRQEIADAVRSLLLEHARKGTSFEELAEILDIDHIAEHLYTRGQPDPDLVIRTSGEQRLSGFMLWQSAHSEYYFCEVFWPAFRKVDFLRALRDYAARHRRYGT from the coding sequence GTGAAGCTGCGCGACCTGGTGTACAGGCTTTATGCACGCCGGGTGGAAGGCCGCCTCGACCATGATGCGGCGCCCAAGCACATCGGCGTCATCCTGGACGGAAACCGCCGCTGGGCGAAGGCGTCCGGAGGGACGACGGAGCAGGGCCACCAGGCCGGCGCCGACAAGATCTCCGAGATGCTGGGCTGGTGCACCGAGACGGACGTCGAGGTCGTCACCCTGTGGATGCTCTCCACGGACAACCTGGACCGGCCCGAGGTCGAGCTCCGCCCGCTGCTCAACATCATCGAGAACACCGTGCGGGGCCTCGCGGCGGACGGCCGCTGGCGCGTCCACCACGTCGGCAACCTCGACATCCTGCCCACCCGGACGCAGACCGTGCTCAAGGAGGCCGAGCAGGCCACCCACGACGTCGACGGGATACTCGTCAACGTCGCCGTCGGCTACGGCGGCCGCCAGGAGATCGCCGACGCGGTCCGCTCGCTGCTGCTGGAACACGCGCGCAAGGGCACTTCCTTCGAGGAGCTCGCCGAGATCCTCGACATCGACCACATCGCCGAGCACCTCTACACGCGCGGCCAGCCGGACCCGGACCTCGTCATCCGCACCAGCGGCGAGCAGCGGCTGTCCGGATTCATGCTGTGGCAGAGCGCGCACAGCGAGTACTACTTCTGCGAGGTCTTCTGGCCCGCCTTCCGCAAGGTCGACTTCCTGCGGGCCCTGCGCGACTACGCGGCACGTCACCGGCGCTACGGCACCTGA
- a CDS encoding SPFH domain-containing protein: MTNENATPDGVREFTAHSIGGGPALLLGLLGLPASAGLIVAGSLAAAVAAKAVLISLGVLLSLVSTLVLCGLNTVAPGETRVVQLFGRYKGTIRADGLRWVNPLTSREKISTRVRNHETAVLKVNDAYGNPIELAAVAVWRVEDTARATFEVEDFTEFVETQTEAAVRHIAIEYPYDAHEEGGLSLRGNAEEITEKLAAELRDRVDAAGVHIIESRFTHLAYAPEIASAMLQRQQAGAVVAARKQIVEGAVGMVELALNRLAEQDIVDLDPERKAAMVSNLMVVLCGDRAAQPVVNTGTLYQ, translated from the coding sequence ATGACGAACGAAAACGCCACCCCTGACGGAGTACGGGAGTTCACCGCGCACAGCATCGGCGGCGGCCCGGCGTTGCTGCTCGGACTGCTGGGCCTGCCGGCGAGTGCCGGTCTGATCGTGGCCGGCTCGCTGGCCGCGGCCGTCGCGGCCAAGGCGGTCCTGATATCCCTCGGCGTACTCCTGAGCCTCGTCTCCACGTTGGTGCTGTGCGGGCTGAACACGGTGGCCCCGGGTGAGACCCGCGTCGTCCAGCTGTTCGGCCGTTACAAGGGCACCATCCGGGCCGACGGGCTGCGCTGGGTCAACCCGCTGACCTCCCGCGAGAAGATCTCCACCCGGGTGCGCAACCACGAGACGGCCGTCCTGAAGGTCAACGACGCCTACGGCAACCCGATCGAGCTGGCGGCGGTCGCGGTGTGGCGGGTCGAGGACACGGCCCGGGCCACCTTCGAGGTCGAGGACTTCACGGAGTTCGTCGAGACCCAGACCGAGGCGGCGGTCCGGCACATCGCCATCGAGTACCCCTACGACGCGCACGAGGAGGGCGGCCTGTCGCTGCGCGGCAACGCCGAGGAGATCACCGAGAAGCTGGCGGCCGAACTGCGCGACCGTGTCGACGCGGCCGGGGTGCACATCATCGAGTCCCGCTTCACCCACCTCGCGTACGCTCCGGAGATCGCCTCCGCGATGCTCCAGCGCCAGCAGGCGGGCGCGGTCGTGGCGGCCCGCAAGCAGATCGTGGAGGGCGCGGTGGGCATGGTCGAACTGGCACTGAACCGGCTGGCGGAGCAGGACATCGTGGACCTGGATCCGGAGCGCAAGGCGGCCATGGTCTCGAACCTGATGGTCGTCCTGTGCGGCGACCGCGCCGCGCAGCCGGTGGTCAACACGGGAACCCTCTACCAGTGA
- a CDS encoding alkyl hydroperoxide reductase, translating into MSLDSLKSAIPDFAKDLKLNLGSVIGNSDLPQQQLWGTVLSCAIASRSAIVLRELEPEAKANLSPEAYTAAKSAAAIMAMNNVFYRTRHLLSDPEYGTLRAGLRMNVIGNPGVEKVDFELWSLAVSAVNGCGQCLDSHEQVLRKAGVDRETVQEAFKIASVIQAVAVTLDAEAALAGE; encoded by the coding sequence ATGTCCCTCGACTCCCTGAAGTCCGCCATACCGGACTTCGCCAAGGACCTGAAGCTGAACCTCGGTTCGGTCATCGGCAACAGCGACCTCCCGCAGCAGCAGCTGTGGGGCACCGTCCTGTCCTGCGCGATCGCCTCCCGCTCGGCCATCGTCCTGCGTGAGCTGGAGCCCGAGGCGAAGGCGAACCTCTCGCCGGAGGCGTACACCGCCGCCAAGTCCGCCGCCGCGATCATGGCGATGAACAACGTCTTCTACCGCACCCGGCACCTGCTCTCCGACCCGGAGTACGGCACGCTGCGCGCGGGCCTGCGGATGAACGTCATCGGCAACCCGGGCGTGGAGAAGGTCGACTTCGAGCTGTGGTCGCTCGCGGTCTCCGCGGTCAACGGCTGCGGTCAGTGCCTGGACTCGCACGAGCAGGTCCTGCGCAAGGCGGGTGTCGACCGCGAGACGGTCCAGGAGGCCTTCAAGATCGCCTCGGTGATCCAGGCCGTCGCCGTCACCCTCGACGCCGAGGCCGCCCTCGCCGGCGAGTAA
- a CDS encoding PhoH family protein, producing MVTSTKSRLQDRRTYVLDTSVLLADPNAISRFDEHEVVLPIVVITELEAKRHHPELGYFARQALRLLDDFRVRNGRLDAPIPLGDLGGTLRVELNHSDTSVLPAGFRLGDNDSRILAVARNLQAEGYDVTVVSKDLPLRIKASSVGLIAEEYRAELAITDAGWTGMSEIALSGEQVDLLYSEDRLYVPEAAELPVHTGLVLQSERGKALGRVTADGNVKLVRGDREAFGLHGRSAEQRIALDLLLDPEIGIISMGGRAGTGKSALALCAGLEAVLERRQHQKVMVFRPLYAVGGQDLGYLPGDASEKMSPWAQAVFDTLSAVAGREVIEEVLNRGMLEVLPLTHIRGRSLHDAFVIVDEAQSLERNVLLTVLSRIGANSRVVLTHDVAQRDNLRVGRYDGVVAVVEKLKGHPLFAHITLTRSERSPIAALVTEMLENL from the coding sequence GTGGTGACCAGCACAAAGAGCCGCCTGCAAGACAGGCGGACCTACGTCCTCGACACCAGCGTCCTGCTGGCAGACCCCAACGCGATCTCCCGCTTCGACGAGCACGAGGTCGTGCTCCCGATCGTGGTGATCACCGAGCTGGAGGCAAAGAGGCACCATCCCGAACTCGGCTACTTCGCGCGCCAGGCCCTGCGCCTGCTCGACGACTTCCGGGTTCGCAACGGTCGCCTGGACGCCCCCATCCCGCTGGGCGATCTGGGCGGCACCCTGCGCGTCGAGCTCAACCACTCCGACACGAGCGTCCTGCCCGCCGGCTTCAGGTTGGGGGACAACGACTCGCGGATCCTCGCGGTCGCCCGCAACCTCCAGGCCGAGGGCTACGACGTCACGGTGGTCTCGAAGGATCTCCCGCTGCGCATCAAGGCCTCCTCCGTGGGGCTGATCGCCGAGGAGTACCGCGCCGAGCTCGCGATCACCGACGCCGGCTGGACGGGCATGAGCGAGATCGCCCTCTCCGGGGAACAGGTGGACCTCCTCTACTCGGAGGACCGCCTCTACGTGCCGGAAGCCGCGGAACTGCCCGTGCACACCGGACTGGTCCTGCAGTCCGAGCGCGGCAAGGCCCTCGGCCGGGTCACGGCCGACGGCAACGTGAAGCTCGTACGCGGCGACCGCGAGGCCTTCGGGCTGCACGGCCGCAGCGCCGAGCAGCGCATCGCCCTCGACCTCCTCCTCGACCCCGAGATCGGGATCATCTCGATGGGCGGCCGGGCCGGCACCGGAAAGTCGGCGCTGGCGCTCTGCGCGGGCCTGGAAGCGGTGCTGGAGCGCAGGCAGCACCAGAAGGTGATGGTCTTCCGGCCGCTGTACGCGGTGGGCGGCCAGGACCTCGGCTACCTGCCCGGGGACGCCAGCGAGAAGATGAGCCCCTGGGCGCAGGCGGTCTTCGACACCCTCTCGGCGGTCGCCGGACGCGAGGTCATCGAGGAGGTGCTGAACCGCGGGATGCTGGAGGTCCTGCCGCTCACGCACATCCGCGGCCGCTCGCTGCACGACGCCTTCGTGATCGTGGACGAGGCCCAGTCGCTGGAGCGCAACGTCCTGCTGACCGTTCTGTCCCGAATTGGCGCCAATTCGCGGGTCGTTCTGACCCATGACGTGGCCCAGCGGGACAACCTCAGGGTCGGCCGGTACGACGGAGTGGTCGCCGTGGTCGAGAAGTTGAAGGGGCATCCGCTCTTCGCCCACATCACGCTGACGCGTTCGGAGCGCTCCCCGATCGCCGCGCTGGTCACCGAGATGCTGGAGAACCTCTGA
- a CDS encoding AI-2E family transporter, which translates to MAKREGWLGRLGNKLNRMEARLNERRAEVEAETSGDLPLSGGPGRAPDAGAAGAPASAAVATVPAPPSYPPVVPAPHLTAPAVPVRPDPASVVPWGMRVAAEASWRLLLLAGMLWVLMKVISEVRLVVLAFAAAMLVTAMLQPFVVRLRRLGLPRGLATAVTAILGFVVIGLVGWFVVWQVMENLDDLSDRVRDGINELKLWALDSPFHVTEKQINDIAKNLSETIGTNTEQITSAGLQGVTVLVEVLTGILLAMFSTLFLLYDGKRIWNWALGLVPNAARAGVAGAGPRAWRTLTAYVRGTVIVALIDAIFIGLGIYFLDVPMAVPLAVFIFLFAFIPLVGAVVSGALAVVVALVTQGVFTALMVLLVVLAVQQIEGHVLQPFILGRAVRVHPLAVVLSVAAGGMIAGIGGAVVAVPLVAVTNTVVGYLKAYSREQHHPASGVIGPAPHGSTALSVLPEDEEHDRP; encoded by the coding sequence ATGGCGAAGAGGGAAGGCTGGCTCGGCCGGCTCGGGAACAAGCTGAACCGGATGGAGGCGCGGCTCAACGAGCGGCGCGCCGAGGTCGAAGCCGAGACGAGCGGAGACCTGCCGCTCTCCGGCGGGCCCGGGCGGGCACCGGATGCGGGGGCCGCCGGGGCGCCCGCATCCGCGGCGGTCGCGACCGTTCCCGCGCCGCCCTCCTACCCGCCCGTGGTCCCGGCGCCCCACCTCACGGCCCCGGCCGTGCCCGTGCGCCCCGACCCGGCGAGCGTCGTCCCCTGGGGGATGCGCGTCGCCGCCGAGGCCAGCTGGCGGCTGCTGCTGCTCGCCGGGATGCTCTGGGTGCTGATGAAGGTGATCAGCGAAGTCCGGCTGGTCGTCCTCGCCTTCGCCGCCGCCATGCTGGTCACCGCGATGCTCCAGCCCTTCGTGGTCCGGCTGCGCAGACTGGGACTGCCGCGCGGTCTGGCCACGGCCGTCACGGCGATCCTCGGCTTCGTGGTCATCGGCCTCGTCGGCTGGTTCGTGGTCTGGCAGGTCATGGAGAACCTCGACGACCTCTCCGACCGGGTCCGCGACGGCATCAACGAGCTCAAGCTCTGGGCACTGGACAGTCCGTTCCACGTGACCGAGAAGCAGATCAACGACATCGCGAAGAACCTCAGCGAGACCATCGGCACGAACACCGAGCAGATCACCTCCGCCGGACTGCAGGGCGTCACCGTGCTCGTGGAGGTCCTGACGGGCATCCTGCTCGCGATGTTCTCCACGCTCTTCCTGCTCTACGACGGCAAGCGCATCTGGAACTGGGCGCTGGGCCTGGTCCCGAACGCCGCCCGGGCCGGTGTCGCCGGCGCCGGCCCGCGCGCCTGGCGCACGCTGACCGCGTACGTGCGCGGCACGGTCATCGTCGCCCTCATCGACGCCATCTTCATCGGCCTCGGCATCTACTTCCTGGACGTGCCGATGGCGGTGCCGCTGGCCGTCTTCATCTTCCTGTTCGCCTTCATCCCGCTGGTCGGCGCCGTGGTGTCGGGAGCCCTCGCGGTGGTCGTGGCACTCGTTACCCAGGGCGTGTTCACCGCCCTGATGGTGCTGCTGGTGGTGCTGGCGGTGCAGCAGATCGAGGGCCACGTCCTGCAGCCCTTCATCCTCGGCCGGGCCGTACGGGTCCACCCGCTCGCGGTGGTGCTCTCCGTGGCCGCCGGCGGCATGATCGCGGGCATCGGCGGAGCGGTCGTCGCGGTGCCGCTGGTGGCCGTCACCAACACGGTGGTGGGCTACCTGAAGGCGTACTCGCGCGAGCAGCACCACCCCGCATCGGGAGTGATCGGCCCGGCCCCGCACGGTTCCACGGCCCTGAGCGTGCTTCCCGAGGACGAGGAGCACGACAGGCCCTGA